In one Maniola jurtina chromosome 13, ilManJurt1.1, whole genome shotgun sequence genomic region, the following are encoded:
- the LOC123871409 gene encoding PAX-interacting protein 1-like isoform X1 translates to MVTIVDDLDSLSLQEPVFKDVKYYLSGDVSERIMQLLQSGGAENTKYFSDYVTHLICGHNAADTDLDDAQDIYQIPAVTENWVLACARLKRLANPKPYFPNKNKIFSNVTACVCKVTPADARALFALITYHGGKVKLTLDTNCTHLICGSASGKKYSTALSYSKIKIVTPDWVIESILARIQAVTEVFHPKLLVIPQPPPKPMDRISAITGFDFEEGIAKNEVPTQNMAENKDETQALLDKLKQRMPWNHPPSSSAASSSAAVTSSVNSMGYSNAMSTSSIISKSIPQGIVTQNLQIQGSQAQFIQKLGQSSIVSQAGMNVQNQQVNLQQQTYSQQSQQPQQQQPHGLSAIQIQQQKLLQQHQMNQRMQMLQQKINNQQNQQGFAQPNVSASQITQNIIQQHIQNNQHHNIQQSQNISQSPSTSMSSAQQQIENISQMLSQSANNLQQAQLNQQNMVMKQGLTLSQQSAVQNIAQQLAQSTQNLQQSLQNAKLNQNLGQTQVLNQQQLINSGQQMSSQQGLQQQTVQSLSNQRQNINMSVINQQGLVTSSQAQSGQGQLSQLVGSNTQQSVIGQQIQTVQQSIQNQQQNTVPVQSAWRQQNIQMVQNVQGQHQIIRSPLVQSRNTQNQVILQQQIMQTQQQQLINNQQSQLSPQHTIQQPQQILQQSIGNQGQTISQTHHQILVQKQQLLNSSGQQQIVQPQQVLINQHTGQQQILVHGNQQVTLQGGQQIVSQSQIVHQGGQIVNQGGQQIITQGGQQVLSQGGQHVITQQGQQHQVVIAQSSQQIVSQSGQQLIGQSVGQTQQVLTQVPQSPQPGSQLTGGGIQQIITHSGGQQIVSPGGQQIVQGGQNVSWQQQQYLQQRQQIGQPGAVGPRVSWTAGGGGRQLIHLDAETHAQLQQMDPKQRAMFVAQLQKRRQLSMQRAAAIAQQQQGVVTGSPGAPSPAPQSVTFIRSQLPPGLSQQQQVQWLQQQGARTTTIPAAQPSQTPQSPVGGAVSGTVGTVGGATAVAGSVETPLQQLQRQQQYQRLQQLQAQRDHAAHHHAAAKQVAPVTQHVVAPLQEQQVDALLTPTTPDQQQAGAGALLVHPKTKTALANMLSIRLQGAAPSASPDHEPSAAGTLRLMTAAHAAGGAVRTPARLVLGPAHHPHQVPTPAGSTSVVGNKVYAGAVRAAPPRAQFYGHNPNLKLPPDLFLLGCVFHIVEYQQSVGAERVSRWTEAIVRRGGEVEAGYCARVTHVLCETQRHGVVMQALRDAKRCVTAYWVSDTLERRCVSPPWHALHLPALHARTERPAQHHRAALTGWRRDERRRLACCLRQIGAKLTPYMSRDNTVLICRRAEGNKYRRARDWGIPCVSAAWLTDLLLGNMTALAQIENAKYQQYNVQHPFRMDYSLVSHLMNAWKMPINITQESHERAKRSAAAAGGRRAKRPRLDPPPAALQPPPPPPPLHLAPRVLFSAMPPQEQSRLAAIVRQLGGLVVTSASEATHLVMEKLVRTCKLVSCLVTVKHLLTPEWILESQRANKFADEAKYGLRGEAFNKMFKCDVDEVLLCGEQRRKLFEGITFFLTPCVKPSRSGLTEMIELCGGKVEKNRRSYVSIQEMHNQKPYSYLILTVPNDLHLVYYLLQSEKTLNVVCSTEVVLSAIMRQKLEIEEFLVKID, encoded by the exons ATTATGCAGTTGCTTCAGTCAGGGGGAGCGGAAAACACTAAATATTTCTCAGATTATGTCACTCATCTAATTTGTGGACACAATGCCGCTGATACGGACCTCGACGATGCCCAGGACATCTACCAAATTCCTGCAGTAACGGAAAACTGGGTCCTCGCGTGCGCCCGCCTCAAGAGGCTCGCTAACCCCAAGCCTTACTTCCCCAATAAGAACAAGATATTCTCAAATGTTACCGCGTGCGTCTGTAAAGTGACTCCCGCGGACGCCAGAGCGTTGTTTGCACTCATAACATACCATGGTGGAAAAGTGAAGTTGACCTTGGACACAAATTGCACTCACTTGATCTGTGGTTCAGCTTCTGGTAAGAAGTATAGTACTGCCTTGtcttattctaaaataaaaattgtaactcCTGATTGGGTGATAGAGAGTATATTGGCGAGAATACAAGCTGTTACTGAAGTTTTTCACCCAAAACTGCTTGTGATTCCTCAGCCACCACCTAAGCCAATGGATCGTATTAGTGCGATCACAGGGTTTGATTTTGAGGAAGGCATTGCAAAGAACGAGGTACCGACACAAAATATGGCAGAGAACAAAGACGAGACACAAGCACTGCTCGACAAGTTGAAGCAAAGAATGCCATGGAATCACCCCCCTTCAAGTTCAGCTGCGAGTTCATCGGCAGCCGTAACTTCTAGTGTTAATTCAATGGGCTACAGTAATGCAATGTCCACTTCCAGTATTATAAGCAAATCTATACCTCAGGGTATTGTTACTCAGAATTTACAAATACAGGGCAGTCAGGCACAGTTCATTCAGAAGCTTGGGCAAAGCTCAATAGTGTCTCAGGCAGGGATGAATGTACAAAATCAGCAAGTTAACTTACAACAGCAAACTTACAGTCAGCAGAGTCAGCAACCTCAGCAGCAACAACCACACGGACTGTCTGCTATACAAATACAACAGCAGAAATTGCTGCAACAACATCAAATGAATCAGAGAATGCAAATGTTGCAACAAAAGATTAACAATCAGCAAAACCAGCAAGGGTTTGCTCAACCCAATGTTTCTGCATCCCAAATAACTCAAAACATTATACAACAGCACATACAGAACAACCAACATCATAATATACAGCAGTCTCAGAATATTAGTCAAAGCCCTAGCACTTCAATGAGCTCAGCACAGCAGCAAATTGAGAACATCAGTCAAATGTTGAGTCAGAGTGCAAACAATTTGCAGCAGGCACAGTTGAACCAGCAGAACATGGTGATGAAGCAAGGTTTGACACTGAGCCAGCAGAGCGCTGTTCAGAATATTGCCCAACAATTGGCACAGTCCACTCAAAACCTTCAACAGAGTCTTCAGAATGCTAAACTTAATCAGAATTTAGGTCAAACACAGGTTCTGAATCAACAGCAGCTCATTAACTCAGGGCAGCAAATGTCCTCTCAACAAGGATTGCAACAGCAAACTGTTCAGTCACTGAGTAATCAGCGGCAAAATATCAATATGAGTGTCATAAACCAGCAGGGCTTAGTGACGTCATCGCAGGCTCAGAGCGGGCAGGGTCAACTCAGTCAACTTGTCGGTAGCAACACTCAGCAGTCAGTGATTGGGCAACAGATACAGACTGTGCAACAAAGTATACAAAACCAACAGCAGAACACTGTTCCAGTGCAGAGCGCATGGAGACAGCAGAACATCCAAATGGTGCAGAATGTACAAGGACAGCATCAAATCATTAGAAGCCCTCTAGTACAGTCGCGCAACACACAGAACCAAGTGATATTGCAGCAGCAAATAATGCAGACACAACAGCAGCAACTAATCAACAATCAGCAATCTCAGCTCAGTCCACAGCACACTATACAACAACCTCAACAAATACTCCAGCAAAGTATTGGCAACCAAGGCCAAACTATAAGCCAGACTCATCATCAAATATTGGTTCAAAAGCAACAGCTACTTAACAGTAGTGGGCAGCAGCAGATTGTGCAGCCTCAGCAAGTTCTAATAAACCAGCACACAGGCCAGCAACAAATATTGGTGCATGGGAACCAACAAGTGACCTTACAGGGAGGACAGCAAATTGTTTCTCAAAGCCAGATTGTCCACCAGGGCGGTCAGATTGTGAACCAAGGGGGGCAACAGATTATTACCCAGGGTGGACAGCAAGTTTTGTCCCAAGGTGGCCAACATGTCATAACTCAACAAGGCCAGCAGCATCAAGTGGTAATAGCTCAATCGTCACAGCAGATAGTGTCTCAATCTGGCCAACAATTAATTGGCCAAAGTGTTGGACAAACACAGCAAGTGTTGACACAAGTACCTCAATCGCCACAGCCTGGGTCTCAGTTGACCGGGGGAGGTATCCAGCAAATAATTACACACAGTGGAGGCCAGCAGATAGTGTCTCCGGGAGGACAACAGATAGTACAAGGTGGCCAGAATGTGTCCTGGCAGCAACAGCAATACTTGCAGCAAAGACAACAAATTGGGCAGCCTGGTGCTGTTGGACCTAGG GTGTCGTGGACGGCAGGCGGAGGCGGCCGGCAACTGATCCACCTGGACGCGGAGACGCATGCGCAACTGCAGCAGATGGACCCCAAGCAGCGCGCCATGTTTGTCGCGCAGCTGCAGAAGCGCAGGCAACTGTCCATGCAGAGAGCCGCTGCGATCGCGCAACAG CAACAGGGTGTGGTAACGGGGTCGCCAGGCGCGCCGTCCCCGGCGCCACAGAGTGTGACATTCATTAGAAGTCAATTGCCGCCGGGTCTCTCTCAGCAGCAGCAG GTACAATGGTTACAACAGCAAGGCGCAAGGACGACCACCATTCCGGCGGCCCAGCCGTCGCAGACGCCGCAGTCTCCGG TAGGCGGGGCCGTATCAGGGACTGTTGGCACGGTGGGCGGAGCCACTGCGGTGGCAGGGAGTGTGGAGACTCCCCTGCAGCAGTTGCAGCGCCAGCAACAGTACCAGCGCTTGCAGCAGCTGCAGGCGCAGCGCGACCACGCCGCTCATCACCACGCGGCCGCTAAACAG GTGGCTCCAGTCACTCAGCACGTGGTCGCGCCGCTACAGGAACAACAGGTGGATGCTTTGTTGACGCCCACCACGCCGGACCAACAGCAAG CTGGCGCGGGCGCCTTACTAGTGCACCCAAAGACGAAGACAGCTCTGGCCAACATGTTGTCTATTCGACTGCAGGGCGCCGCGCCGTCCGCGTCGCCGGACCACGAGCCTTCTGCTGCCGGGACTTTAAG GCTTATGACAGCGGCGCACGCGGCGGGTGGCGCCGTGCGCACCCCGGCGCGGCTGGTGCTGGGCCCGGCGCACCATCCGCACCAAGTGCCCACGCCG GCGGGCAGCACAAGTGTGGTGGGCAACAAAGTGTACGCGGGCGCGGTGCGTGCGGCGCCCCCGCGCGCGCAGTTCTACGGCCACAACCCCAACCTCAAGCTGCCGCCTGATCTGTTCTTGCTCGGATGCGTGTTTCATATT GTGGAGTATCAGCAGTCGGTGGGGGCGGAGCGCGTGTCGCGCTGGACGGAGGCCAtcgtgcggcgcggcggcgagGTGGAGGCCGGCTACTGCGCGCGCGTCACGCACGTGCTGTGCGAGACGCAGCGACACGGCGTCGTCATGCAG GCACTGCGCGATGCTAAGCGTTGCGTAACCGCGTACTGGGTATCGGACACGTTGGAACGCAGATGCGTTTCACCGCCGTGGCACGCGTTACACTTGCCGGCGCTGCACGCGCGCACGGAGCGGCCCGCGCAGCACCACCGCGCCGCGCTCACCGGCTGGCGACGCGACGAGCGGCGCCGCCTCGCCTGCTGCCTGCGACAGATCGGCGCCAAG TTAACACCATACATGAGCCGGGACAACACAGTGCTGATCTGCCGGCGCGCGGAGGGCAACAAGTACCGGCGCGCGCGCGACTGGGGCATCCCCTGCGTCAGCGCCGCCTGGCTCACTGACCTGCTGCTGGGCAACATGACTGCGTTAGCACAG ATCGAGAACGCAAAATATCAGCAGTACAACGTGCAACATCCTTTCCGCATGGACTACAGTTTAGTTTCGCATCTTATga ACGCATGGAAAATGCCTATCAACATAACGCAGGAGTCTCACGAGCGTGCGAAGCGAAGCGCAGCGGCGGCTGGCGGGCGACGCGCCAAGCGGCCGCGCCTCGACCCGCCCCCCGCCGCGCTGCAGCCGCCCCCGCCCCCGCCGCCCCTGCACCTCGCGCCAAGGGTGCTGTTCTCAGCCATGCCGCCGCAGGAGCAGAGCAGACTGGCCGCCATTGTCAG ACAACTCGGAGGCCTCGTCGTTACGTCGGCGTCTGAGGCAACACACCTCGTCATGGAAAAGCTCGTCCGAACGTGCAAGCTGGTGAGCTGTCTCGTCACCGTCAAACATCTCCTCACCCCCGAGTGGATCCTGGAGAGCCAACGCGCCAACAAGTTCGCGGACGAGGCCAAGTACGGCCTGCGAGGCGAGGCCTTCAACAAAATGTTCAAGTGTGACGTCGACGAAGTCTTACTTTGCGGCGAACAGAGAAGGAAACTCTTCGAAGGCATCACGTTCTTCCTCACACCCTGTGTGAAACCATCGAGGTCGGGACTCACGGAAATGATCGAACTCTGCGGGGGAAAAGTCGAAAAGAACCGCAGATCCTACGTCTCGATCCAAGAGATGCACAACCAGAAACCGTACAGCTACTTGATCCTCACGGTCCCCAATGATCTACATCTAGTCTACTATCTCCTGCAATCCGAAAAGACTTTGAACGTAGTGTGCAGCACCGAAGTGGTCTTATCGGCAATAATGAGACAGAAGCTcgaaattgaagagttcctcgtcaaaattgattaa
- the LOC123871409 gene encoding PAX-interacting protein 1-like isoform X2, with protein MVTIVDDLDSLSLQEPVFKDVKYYLSGDVSERIMQLLQSGGAENTKYFSDYVTHLICGHNAADTDLDDAQDIYQIPAVTENWVLACARLKRLANPKPYFPNKNKIFSNVTACVCKVTPADARALFALITYHGGKVKLTLDTNCTHLICGSASGKKYSTALSYSKIKIVTPDWVIESILARIQAVTEVFHPKLLVIPQPPPKPMDRISAITGFDFEEGIAKNEVPTQNMAENKDETQALLDKLKQRMPWNHPPSSSAASSSAAVTSSVNSMGYSNAMSTSSIISKSIPQGIVTQNLQIQGSQAQFIQKLGQSSIVSQAGMNVQNQQVNLQQQTYSQQSQQPQQQQPHGLSAIQIQQQKLLQQHQMNQRMQMLQQKINNQQNQQGFAQPNVSASQITQNIIQQHIQNNQHHNIQQSQNISQSPSTSMSSAQQQIENISQMLSQSANNLQQAQLNQQNMVMKQGLTLSQQSAVQNIAQQLAQSTQNLQQSLQNAKLNQNLGQTQVLNQQQLINSGQQMSSQQGLQQQTVQSLSNQRQNINMSVINQQGLVTSSQAQSGQGQLSQLVGSNTQQSVIGQQIQTVQQSIQNQQQNTVPVQSAWRQQNIQMVQNVQGQHQIIRSPLVQSRNTQNQVILQQQIMQTQQQQLINNQQSQLSPQHTIQQPQQILQQSIGNQGQTISQTHHQILVQKQQLLNSSGQQQIVQPQQVLINQHTGQQQILVHGNQQVTLQGGQQIVSQSQIVHQGGQIVNQGGQQIITQGGQQVLSQGGQHVITQQGQQHQVVIAQSSQQIVSQSGQQLIGQSVGQTQQVLTQVPQSPQPGSQLTGGGIQQIITHSGGQQIVSPGGQQIVQGGQNVSWQQQQYLQQRQQIGQPGAVGPRVSWTAGGGGRQLIHLDAETHAQLQQMDPKQRAMFVAQLQKRRQLSMQRAAAIAQQQQGVVTGSPGAPSPAPQSVTFIRSQLPPGLSQQQQVQWLQQQGARTTTIPAAQPSQTPQSPGGAVSGTVGTVGGATAVAGSVETPLQQLQRQQQYQRLQQLQAQRDHAAHHHAAAKQVAPVTQHVVAPLQEQQVDALLTPTTPDQQQAGAGALLVHPKTKTALANMLSIRLQGAAPSASPDHEPSAAGTLRLMTAAHAAGGAVRTPARLVLGPAHHPHQVPTPAGSTSVVGNKVYAGAVRAAPPRAQFYGHNPNLKLPPDLFLLGCVFHIVEYQQSVGAERVSRWTEAIVRRGGEVEAGYCARVTHVLCETQRHGVVMQALRDAKRCVTAYWVSDTLERRCVSPPWHALHLPALHARTERPAQHHRAALTGWRRDERRRLACCLRQIGAKLTPYMSRDNTVLICRRAEGNKYRRARDWGIPCVSAAWLTDLLLGNMTALAQIENAKYQQYNVQHPFRMDYSLVSHLMNAWKMPINITQESHERAKRSAAAAGGRRAKRPRLDPPPAALQPPPPPPPLHLAPRVLFSAMPPQEQSRLAAIVRQLGGLVVTSASEATHLVMEKLVRTCKLVSCLVTVKHLLTPEWILESQRANKFADEAKYGLRGEAFNKMFKCDVDEVLLCGEQRRKLFEGITFFLTPCVKPSRSGLTEMIELCGGKVEKNRRSYVSIQEMHNQKPYSYLILTVPNDLHLVYYLLQSEKTLNVVCSTEVVLSAIMRQKLEIEEFLVKID; from the exons ATTATGCAGTTGCTTCAGTCAGGGGGAGCGGAAAACACTAAATATTTCTCAGATTATGTCACTCATCTAATTTGTGGACACAATGCCGCTGATACGGACCTCGACGATGCCCAGGACATCTACCAAATTCCTGCAGTAACGGAAAACTGGGTCCTCGCGTGCGCCCGCCTCAAGAGGCTCGCTAACCCCAAGCCTTACTTCCCCAATAAGAACAAGATATTCTCAAATGTTACCGCGTGCGTCTGTAAAGTGACTCCCGCGGACGCCAGAGCGTTGTTTGCACTCATAACATACCATGGTGGAAAAGTGAAGTTGACCTTGGACACAAATTGCACTCACTTGATCTGTGGTTCAGCTTCTGGTAAGAAGTATAGTACTGCCTTGtcttattctaaaataaaaattgtaactcCTGATTGGGTGATAGAGAGTATATTGGCGAGAATACAAGCTGTTACTGAAGTTTTTCACCCAAAACTGCTTGTGATTCCTCAGCCACCACCTAAGCCAATGGATCGTATTAGTGCGATCACAGGGTTTGATTTTGAGGAAGGCATTGCAAAGAACGAGGTACCGACACAAAATATGGCAGAGAACAAAGACGAGACACAAGCACTGCTCGACAAGTTGAAGCAAAGAATGCCATGGAATCACCCCCCTTCAAGTTCAGCTGCGAGTTCATCGGCAGCCGTAACTTCTAGTGTTAATTCAATGGGCTACAGTAATGCAATGTCCACTTCCAGTATTATAAGCAAATCTATACCTCAGGGTATTGTTACTCAGAATTTACAAATACAGGGCAGTCAGGCACAGTTCATTCAGAAGCTTGGGCAAAGCTCAATAGTGTCTCAGGCAGGGATGAATGTACAAAATCAGCAAGTTAACTTACAACAGCAAACTTACAGTCAGCAGAGTCAGCAACCTCAGCAGCAACAACCACACGGACTGTCTGCTATACAAATACAACAGCAGAAATTGCTGCAACAACATCAAATGAATCAGAGAATGCAAATGTTGCAACAAAAGATTAACAATCAGCAAAACCAGCAAGGGTTTGCTCAACCCAATGTTTCTGCATCCCAAATAACTCAAAACATTATACAACAGCACATACAGAACAACCAACATCATAATATACAGCAGTCTCAGAATATTAGTCAAAGCCCTAGCACTTCAATGAGCTCAGCACAGCAGCAAATTGAGAACATCAGTCAAATGTTGAGTCAGAGTGCAAACAATTTGCAGCAGGCACAGTTGAACCAGCAGAACATGGTGATGAAGCAAGGTTTGACACTGAGCCAGCAGAGCGCTGTTCAGAATATTGCCCAACAATTGGCACAGTCCACTCAAAACCTTCAACAGAGTCTTCAGAATGCTAAACTTAATCAGAATTTAGGTCAAACACAGGTTCTGAATCAACAGCAGCTCATTAACTCAGGGCAGCAAATGTCCTCTCAACAAGGATTGCAACAGCAAACTGTTCAGTCACTGAGTAATCAGCGGCAAAATATCAATATGAGTGTCATAAACCAGCAGGGCTTAGTGACGTCATCGCAGGCTCAGAGCGGGCAGGGTCAACTCAGTCAACTTGTCGGTAGCAACACTCAGCAGTCAGTGATTGGGCAACAGATACAGACTGTGCAACAAAGTATACAAAACCAACAGCAGAACACTGTTCCAGTGCAGAGCGCATGGAGACAGCAGAACATCCAAATGGTGCAGAATGTACAAGGACAGCATCAAATCATTAGAAGCCCTCTAGTACAGTCGCGCAACACACAGAACCAAGTGATATTGCAGCAGCAAATAATGCAGACACAACAGCAGCAACTAATCAACAATCAGCAATCTCAGCTCAGTCCACAGCACACTATACAACAACCTCAACAAATACTCCAGCAAAGTATTGGCAACCAAGGCCAAACTATAAGCCAGACTCATCATCAAATATTGGTTCAAAAGCAACAGCTACTTAACAGTAGTGGGCAGCAGCAGATTGTGCAGCCTCAGCAAGTTCTAATAAACCAGCACACAGGCCAGCAACAAATATTGGTGCATGGGAACCAACAAGTGACCTTACAGGGAGGACAGCAAATTGTTTCTCAAAGCCAGATTGTCCACCAGGGCGGTCAGATTGTGAACCAAGGGGGGCAACAGATTATTACCCAGGGTGGACAGCAAGTTTTGTCCCAAGGTGGCCAACATGTCATAACTCAACAAGGCCAGCAGCATCAAGTGGTAATAGCTCAATCGTCACAGCAGATAGTGTCTCAATCTGGCCAACAATTAATTGGCCAAAGTGTTGGACAAACACAGCAAGTGTTGACACAAGTACCTCAATCGCCACAGCCTGGGTCTCAGTTGACCGGGGGAGGTATCCAGCAAATAATTACACACAGTGGAGGCCAGCAGATAGTGTCTCCGGGAGGACAACAGATAGTACAAGGTGGCCAGAATGTGTCCTGGCAGCAACAGCAATACTTGCAGCAAAGACAACAAATTGGGCAGCCTGGTGCTGTTGGACCTAGG GTGTCGTGGACGGCAGGCGGAGGCGGCCGGCAACTGATCCACCTGGACGCGGAGACGCATGCGCAACTGCAGCAGATGGACCCCAAGCAGCGCGCCATGTTTGTCGCGCAGCTGCAGAAGCGCAGGCAACTGTCCATGCAGAGAGCCGCTGCGATCGCGCAACAG CAACAGGGTGTGGTAACGGGGTCGCCAGGCGCGCCGTCCCCGGCGCCACAGAGTGTGACATTCATTAGAAGTCAATTGCCGCCGGGTCTCTCTCAGCAGCAGCAG GTACAATGGTTACAACAGCAAGGCGCAAGGACGACCACCATTCCGGCGGCCCAGCCGTCGCAGACGCCGCAGTCTCCGG GCGGGGCCGTATCAGGGACTGTTGGCACGGTGGGCGGAGCCACTGCGGTGGCAGGGAGTGTGGAGACTCCCCTGCAGCAGTTGCAGCGCCAGCAACAGTACCAGCGCTTGCAGCAGCTGCAGGCGCAGCGCGACCACGCCGCTCATCACCACGCGGCCGCTAAACAG GTGGCTCCAGTCACTCAGCACGTGGTCGCGCCGCTACAGGAACAACAGGTGGATGCTTTGTTGACGCCCACCACGCCGGACCAACAGCAAG CTGGCGCGGGCGCCTTACTAGTGCACCCAAAGACGAAGACAGCTCTGGCCAACATGTTGTCTATTCGACTGCAGGGCGCCGCGCCGTCCGCGTCGCCGGACCACGAGCCTTCTGCTGCCGGGACTTTAAG GCTTATGACAGCGGCGCACGCGGCGGGTGGCGCCGTGCGCACCCCGGCGCGGCTGGTGCTGGGCCCGGCGCACCATCCGCACCAAGTGCCCACGCCG GCGGGCAGCACAAGTGTGGTGGGCAACAAAGTGTACGCGGGCGCGGTGCGTGCGGCGCCCCCGCGCGCGCAGTTCTACGGCCACAACCCCAACCTCAAGCTGCCGCCTGATCTGTTCTTGCTCGGATGCGTGTTTCATATT GTGGAGTATCAGCAGTCGGTGGGGGCGGAGCGCGTGTCGCGCTGGACGGAGGCCAtcgtgcggcgcggcggcgagGTGGAGGCCGGCTACTGCGCGCGCGTCACGCACGTGCTGTGCGAGACGCAGCGACACGGCGTCGTCATGCAG GCACTGCGCGATGCTAAGCGTTGCGTAACCGCGTACTGGGTATCGGACACGTTGGAACGCAGATGCGTTTCACCGCCGTGGCACGCGTTACACTTGCCGGCGCTGCACGCGCGCACGGAGCGGCCCGCGCAGCACCACCGCGCCGCGCTCACCGGCTGGCGACGCGACGAGCGGCGCCGCCTCGCCTGCTGCCTGCGACAGATCGGCGCCAAG TTAACACCATACATGAGCCGGGACAACACAGTGCTGATCTGCCGGCGCGCGGAGGGCAACAAGTACCGGCGCGCGCGCGACTGGGGCATCCCCTGCGTCAGCGCCGCCTGGCTCACTGACCTGCTGCTGGGCAACATGACTGCGTTAGCACAG ATCGAGAACGCAAAATATCAGCAGTACAACGTGCAACATCCTTTCCGCATGGACTACAGTTTAGTTTCGCATCTTATga ACGCATGGAAAATGCCTATCAACATAACGCAGGAGTCTCACGAGCGTGCGAAGCGAAGCGCAGCGGCGGCTGGCGGGCGACGCGCCAAGCGGCCGCGCCTCGACCCGCCCCCCGCCGCGCTGCAGCCGCCCCCGCCCCCGCCGCCCCTGCACCTCGCGCCAAGGGTGCTGTTCTCAGCCATGCCGCCGCAGGAGCAGAGCAGACTGGCCGCCATTGTCAG ACAACTCGGAGGCCTCGTCGTTACGTCGGCGTCTGAGGCAACACACCTCGTCATGGAAAAGCTCGTCCGAACGTGCAAGCTGGTGAGCTGTCTCGTCACCGTCAAACATCTCCTCACCCCCGAGTGGATCCTGGAGAGCCAACGCGCCAACAAGTTCGCGGACGAGGCCAAGTACGGCCTGCGAGGCGAGGCCTTCAACAAAATGTTCAAGTGTGACGTCGACGAAGTCTTACTTTGCGGCGAACAGAGAAGGAAACTCTTCGAAGGCATCACGTTCTTCCTCACACCCTGTGTGAAACCATCGAGGTCGGGACTCACGGAAATGATCGAACTCTGCGGGGGAAAAGTCGAAAAGAACCGCAGATCCTACGTCTCGATCCAAGAGATGCACAACCAGAAACCGTACAGCTACTTGATCCTCACGGTCCCCAATGATCTACATCTAGTCTACTATCTCCTGCAATCCGAAAAGACTTTGAACGTAGTGTGCAGCACCGAAGTGGTCTTATCGGCAATAATGAGACAGAAGCTcgaaattgaagagttcctcgtcaaaattgattaa